In Vicingaceae bacterium, the following proteins share a genomic window:
- the groL gene encoding 60 kDa chaperonin, whose amino-acid sequence MAAKEIMFDAEARAALKRGVDKLANAVKVTLGPKGRNVIIGKKFGAPSVTKDGVSVAKEIELKDPIENMGAQMVLEVASKTADDAGDGTTTATVLAQAIVTAGLKNVTAGANPMDLKRGIDKAVKAVVEDLKKQSKKVGDDYKKIEQVATISANNDPEIGKLIADAMKAVGKEGVITVEEAKGTSDELKTVEGMQFDRGYLSRYFVTNAEKMEVELDNPYILIYDKKISSMKDLLPVLEKVVQTNKPLLIIAEDVEGEALATLVVNKLRGTLKIAAVKAPGFGDRRKEMLQDIAVLTGGTVISEERGYKLENADLSYLGKAEKVVIDKDNTTIINGAGKPEDIKARINQIKAQIENTTSDYDREKLQERLAKLAGGVAVIYVGAPTEVEMKEKKDRVDDALHATRAAVEEGIVPGGGTAYIRALNALENLKGDNEDENIGIAIVRRALEEPLRQIVFNAGGEGSVVVQKVKEGKDDFGYNARTETYGNLIEEGVIDPTKVSRVALENAASIAGLLLTTECVVVEIKEEEKAPAMPGGGMDMM is encoded by the coding sequence ATGGCAGCAAAAGAAATTATGTTTGATGCAGAAGCAAGGGCCGCTTTAAAAAGAGGAGTGGATAAACTTGCCAATGCCGTAAAAGTTACATTAGGCCCCAAAGGAAGAAATGTAATCATTGGAAAAAAATTTGGCGCACCTTCCGTTACTAAAGACGGAGTATCTGTTGCTAAAGAAATTGAATTGAAAGACCCCATTGAAAATATGGGAGCTCAAATGGTACTTGAGGTTGCTTCCAAAACTGCAGATGATGCAGGAGACGGAACAACTACCGCTACTGTTTTGGCTCAAGCCATCGTAACAGCCGGTTTGAAAAACGTTACAGCGGGTGCTAACCCGATGGACTTAAAAAGAGGTATCGACAAAGCCGTTAAAGCTGTTGTAGAAGATCTTAAAAAACAATCCAAAAAAGTAGGCGACGATTACAAAAAAATCGAACAAGTGGCCACCATCTCTGCCAACAATGATCCTGAAATAGGGAAATTGATTGCAGATGCAATGAAAGCCGTTGGCAAAGAAGGTGTAATTACTGTTGAAGAAGCCAAAGGCACAAGCGATGAATTGAAAACCGTAGAAGGAATGCAATTTGACCGCGGATACCTCTCTCGTTACTTTGTCACCAACGCCGAAAAAATGGAAGTTGAATTGGACAATCCATACATCCTTATCTACGATAAGAAAATCTCTTCCATGAAAGATTTACTTCCGGTGTTGGAAAAAGTTGTTCAAACCAACAAACCTCTGTTGATCATTGCCGAAGATGTTGAAGGTGAAGCATTGGCTACCCTGGTTGTAAACAAATTGAGAGGAACATTGAAAATCGCCGCTGTTAAAGCTCCCGGCTTTGGTGACAGAAGAAAAGAAATGCTTCAAGATATTGCCGTATTGACCGGAGGTACTGTAATTTCAGAAGAACGCGGTTATAAACTTGAAAATGCCGATTTGAGCTATCTTGGTAAAGCCGAAAAAGTGGTTATTGACAAAGACAATACCACTATCATCAATGGTGCCGGAAAACCCGAAGACATCAAAGCCCGCATCAATCAAATCAAAGCTCAAATTGAAAATACAACCTCCGATTATGACAGAGAAAAATTGCAAGAAAGATTAGCCAAATTGGCCGGAGGTGTTGCAGTAATCTACGTAGGTGCTCCTACCGAAGTAGAAATGAAAGAGAAAAAAGATCGTGTTGACGATGCTTTGCATGCTACAAGAGCTGCTGTTGAAGAAGGTATTGTGCCCGGTGGTGGTACTGCATACATCCGTGCTTTGAATGCATTGGAAAACTTAAAAGGCGACAACGAAGACGAAAACATTGGTATCGCTATCGTAAGACGTGCTTTGGAAGAACCTCTTCGTCAAATCGTGTTCAATGCCGGCGGTGAAGGTTCTGTAGTTGTACAAAAAGTGAAGGAAGGAAAAGACGATTTTGGTTACAACGCCCGTACTGAAACTTATGGAAACCTGATTGAAGAAGGTGTCATCGATCCTACCAAAGTTTCACGCGTTGCTCTTGAAAATGCTGCATCAATCGCCGGATTGTTACTCACCACTGAATGTGTTGTGGTAGAAATAAAAGAAGAAGAAAAAGCTCCGGCAATGCCCGGTGGCGGAATGGATATGATGTAA